In Virgibacillus sp. NKC19-16, a single genomic region encodes these proteins:
- the rapZ gene encoding RNase adapter RapZ: MKNEEQETKLVIITGMSGAGKTVAVQSFEDLGYYCVDNLPPTLLPKFLELMKDSTNNIRKVALVMDLRGREFFDSLVEAMDLLGKEDWLQEHILFLDATDESLVSRYKETRRSHPLAVGGLPLNGIQQEREILDELRGRSQRIIDTTNLKPKVLREKIIKKYTEDNQEIFSVHMVSFGFKYGLPIDADLLFDVRFLPNPHYVSHLQPLTGLNKEVSSYVFKWSDTEKFNEKVLDLLQFMLPQYKKEGKTQLVVAIGCTGGQHRSVTLAEHFAKELSPNYITHVSHRDIDKRKGH; this comes from the coding sequence ATGAAAAACGAAGAACAGGAAACAAAGCTAGTCATTATTACAGGAATGTCGGGGGCTGGAAAGACGGTCGCTGTCCAAAGCTTTGAGGATTTAGGCTACTATTGTGTGGATAACCTGCCGCCTACATTGCTACCGAAATTTCTTGAACTGATGAAAGATTCTACTAATAATATTCGAAAGGTAGCACTTGTCATGGATTTGCGGGGACGTGAATTTTTTGACTCATTAGTTGAAGCTATGGATTTGTTAGGGAAAGAAGATTGGCTGCAGGAGCATATTCTCTTCCTTGACGCAACAGATGAATCTCTTGTAAGCAGATATAAAGAAACTAGACGTTCCCACCCGTTGGCTGTCGGGGGACTCCCTTTAAATGGTATTCAACAAGAACGCGAAATTTTGGATGAATTACGAGGAAGGTCCCAGCGGATTATTGATACAACGAATCTAAAACCGAAAGTGTTACGGGAAAAAATTATCAAAAAATACACCGAAGATAATCAGGAAATATTCTCTGTTCATATGGTTTCATTTGGGTTTAAATACGGCTTGCCGATCGATGCTGATTTATTATTCGATGTCAGGTTTTTGCCAAATCCGCACTATGTATCCCATTTGCAACCACTAACAGGTTTGAATAAAGAGGTTTCTTCCTATGTCTTCAAATGGTCGGATACAGAGAAATTCAATGAAAAGGTACTCGATTTACTGCAATTTATGCTTCCACAATATAAAAAAGAAGGAAAGACGCAACTTGTTGTAGCGATAGGATGCACGGGAGGACAACATCGCTCCGTAACACTTGCCGAACATTTTGCGAAAGAACTCTCTCCCAACTATATAACACATGTCAGTCATCGTGATATTGATAAAAGAAAGGGACATTAA
- the trxB gene encoding thioredoxin-disulfide reductase has translation MSEDRMFDVIIAGAGPAGMTAALYASRANLDTLMIERGIPGGQMANTEDVENFPGFDLILGPDLSNKMFEHAKKFGAEYAYGDIKEVIDHGEYKTVIAGKKEFKTRSLIITTGAQFKKLGITGEEELGGRGVSYCAVCDGAFFKNRNLVVIGGGDSAVEEGIYLTRFADSVTIVHRRDELRAQKIIQDRAFDNDKINFIWDTVATKINGPEGKVNSVSLKNVKTGEEFDHSIDGVFVYIGMVPLSEPFQSLGITNEEGYIPTNEQMETSVPGIFAAGDILEKNLRQIVTATGDGSIAAEAAIKYVEDLMEDLKAQNA, from the coding sequence ATGTCCGAAGATCGTATGTTTGATGTTATTATTGCAGGCGCAGGCCCTGCAGGAATGACTGCAGCACTTTATGCATCACGTGCTAATTTAGACACATTGATGATTGAACGCGGAATTCCGGGTGGCCAAATGGCGAATACAGAAGATGTAGAGAACTTCCCTGGATTTGACCTTATATTGGGACCGGATTTATCGAATAAAATGTTCGAGCATGCCAAGAAATTTGGCGCGGAATATGCGTATGGTGATATAAAAGAAGTGATTGACCATGGTGAATACAAAACGGTTATTGCCGGCAAAAAGGAATTTAAAACAAGATCACTGATCATTACGACAGGCGCACAATTTAAGAAACTCGGCATTACTGGTGAAGAAGAGCTCGGCGGTCGTGGTGTTTCTTATTGTGCTGTTTGTGATGGCGCATTTTTCAAAAATAGAAACCTTGTTGTCATTGGCGGAGGAGACTCTGCGGTAGAAGAGGGAATTTATTTAACCCGCTTCGCTGATAGTGTAACAATTGTTCACAGACGTGATGAACTGCGAGCACAGAAAATCATTCAGGATCGTGCGTTTGATAATGATAAAATTAATTTTATTTGGGATACCGTTGCAACGAAAATCAATGGTCCTGAAGGAAAAGTGAATAGTGTTTCACTAAAAAACGTAAAAACCGGCGAAGAATTTGATCACTCAATTGACGGGGTGTTCGTTTATATTGGCATGGTTCCATTAAGCGAACCTTTCCAATCACTTGGAATTACAAATGAAGAGGGTTATATTCCAACAAATGAACAAATGGAAACGAGTGTCCCAGGTATTTTTGCTGCTGGAGATATTCTTGAAAAAAACCTTCGACAAATTGTTACAGCTACAGGTGATGGAAGTATTGCGGCAGAAGCGGCTATCAAGTATGTTGAGGATTTAATGGAAGACTTAAAAGCTCAAAATGCATAA
- a CDS encoding tetratricopeptide repeat protein — protein MQQVKDKAGGKQDNIVPFIPEGDFYFTKGVEAFQKRKFDIALKWLKKALEERPGEPLYQCQMSIIYTEIGSFHTANQLLTDVLKSTEYTDCYYLIANNYAHLGLLNDAKKYVNTYLNKEPDGDFTEEAKRLLDLIDIDEEDSEDDNWDLEEEDELLIYQETVFYHMENKEWEKALPLIEEMMTLFPEHQTAKHDYAQALFYFGHKEDAIQMELDILEEDQTSLYSHTNLALFNYELNRKQAYENHIQALLNVYPIHEQQKLRIAVTLVRTGYDQDAYVRFRSLTKSLVNSHISYYRGYSIAAYRIGRKDEAYALWTEGCRKHPNLAKEAYPWL, from the coding sequence ATGCAGCAAGTGAAGGACAAAGCTGGTGGAAAACAAGATAATATTGTCCCTTTTATTCCTGAAGGTGATTTTTATTTCACAAAAGGTGTAGAGGCTTTTCAAAAAAGGAAATTTGACATTGCTTTAAAATGGCTAAAAAAAGCGCTGGAAGAAAGACCAGGAGAACCTTTATATCAATGTCAAATGTCTATTATATATACAGAAATTGGTTCGTTTCATACGGCAAATCAACTACTAACAGACGTATTAAAATCAACCGAATATACGGATTGCTACTATTTGATCGCAAATAACTATGCCCATTTAGGTCTCTTAAACGATGCAAAAAAATATGTGAACACATATCTTAATAAAGAGCCTGATGGTGATTTTACAGAGGAAGCCAAACGACTGCTTGATTTGATTGATATCGATGAAGAAGACTCGGAAGATGATAACTGGGATCTTGAGGAAGAGGATGAACTTCTTATTTATCAGGAGACCGTTTTTTACCACATGGAAAACAAAGAGTGGGAAAAAGCTCTTCCGCTCATTGAAGAAATGATGACATTATTTCCGGAACATCAAACAGCAAAACATGACTATGCTCAGGCACTATTCTATTTTGGTCATAAAGAAGATGCGATTCAAATGGAACTGGACATATTGGAGGAGGATCAGACCTCTTTATACAGCCACACGAATTTAGCATTATTTAATTATGAATTAAACCGAAAACAAGCATATGAAAATCATATTCAGGCATTACTAAATGTATATCCTATTCATGAACAGCAAAAACTGCGAATAGCTGTGACGTTAGTAAGAACAGGATATGATCAGGATGCTTATGTTCGCTTTCGCTCACTGACAAAAAGTTTGGTGAATAGTCACATTTCCTATTACCGGGGGTATAGTATTGCTGCATACCGCATTGGAAGGAAGGATGAAGCATACGCTTTGTGGACAGAAGGCTGCAGAAAGCATCCGAACTTAGCAAAGGAAGCTTACCCCTGGCTGTAG
- a CDS encoding glycerol-3-phosphate dehydrogenase/oxidase codes for MSNFSSYNRDAVFKKLENEKLDVLVIGGGITGAGISLDAAMRGMNTAVFEMQDFAAGTSSRSTKLVHGGLRYLQQFEIKMVADIGKERAIVYENGPHVTTPEWMMLPFHKGGTFGPFTTNVGLRVYDFLAGVNKDERRVMFKPERALAREPLLRKEELRGAGFYVEYKTDDARLTIEVLKKAVQKGANALNYAKIIDFIYAESGLVSGVVVKDEISGATYQVYAKKIINAAGPWVDELREVDGSKQGKSLVLTKGVHLVFSKEAFPLQQAIYFDAPDGRMIFAIPRGNKAYVGTTDTAYEGNIAHPLMTEGDRDYLLDAINYMFPSLNMKAEHVESSWAGLRPLIAEEDTDNPGEISRKDEIFISDSGLISMAGGKLTGYRKMAQETVDLVAEQFKEEEEILYSNSETKHLPISGGEVGGSKGFEQFKKRKLNEAKAIGLTEEKMLNLIQMYGANIETLLDIYQNKQDAAEEAGIDRIVFAELIYAMEYESAYKPVDFFVRRTGALFFEIEWVRAHKENVINYMAKALNWNDKQKENYNQELDQLLYEAVTPVK; via the coding sequence ATGTCTAACTTTTCAAGCTATAATCGGGATGCTGTTTTTAAAAAACTAGAAAATGAAAAACTAGATGTATTGGTGATTGGCGGAGGGATTACAGGTGCAGGAATTTCCTTAGATGCTGCCATGAGGGGAATGAACACGGCGGTGTTTGAGATGCAGGACTTTGCTGCAGGAACATCCAGTCGTTCAACGAAGCTTGTTCATGGCGGACTGCGCTACTTGCAGCAATTTGAAATTAAAATGGTTGCAGATATCGGTAAGGAACGCGCAATCGTGTATGAAAACGGACCACATGTAACTACACCGGAATGGATGATGCTTCCATTTCATAAAGGAGGCACATTCGGCCCTTTTACAACAAATGTGGGACTACGCGTGTATGACTTCCTGGCAGGTGTTAATAAAGATGAACGCCGTGTGATGTTCAAGCCGGAAAGAGCACTAGCAAGGGAACCGCTTCTTAGAAAGGAAGAACTCAGAGGTGCGGGCTTTTACGTGGAATATAAAACAGATGATGCACGTTTAACGATTGAAGTACTAAAGAAAGCAGTGCAAAAAGGTGCAAATGCACTTAACTATGCGAAAATAATCGACTTTATTTATGCGGAATCGGGTCTAGTTTCCGGTGTGGTTGTCAAGGACGAAATAAGCGGTGCAACATATCAGGTGTATGCGAAGAAAATCATTAATGCAGCAGGACCGTGGGTTGACGAGTTAAGAGAAGTTGATGGATCGAAACAAGGAAAATCACTTGTACTGACGAAGGGTGTCCATCTTGTGTTTTCAAAAGAGGCGTTTCCACTGCAGCAGGCTATTTACTTCGACGCCCCGGATGGACGAATGATCTTTGCAATCCCACGTGGTAATAAAGCATATGTAGGGACGACAGATACAGCTTATGAAGGCAATATTGCTCATCCACTAATGACAGAAGGCGACCGAGATTACCTGCTGGATGCTATAAATTACATGTTCCCAAGTTTGAATATGAAGGCAGAACATGTGGAATCAAGCTGGGCAGGATTACGCCCATTAATTGCGGAGGAAGATACAGATAATCCGGGAGAGATATCTCGCAAGGATGAAATTTTCATATCTGATTCAGGTTTAATTTCAATGGCAGGTGGAAAGTTGACAGGCTACCGAAAAATGGCTCAAGAAACGGTTGATTTGGTCGCCGAGCAATTCAAAGAAGAAGAAGAAATCCTTTATTCCAATTCAGAAACCAAGCATTTACCGATTTCCGGAGGCGAAGTGGGTGGATCAAAGGGATTTGAACAATTTAAGAAACGCAAACTTAATGAAGCAAAAGCAATCGGGCTTACAGAAGAGAAAATGCTTAACCTTATTCAGATGTATGGGGCCAATATTGAGACCCTTTTAGACATCTATCAAAATAAACAGGACGCAGCGGAAGAAGCAGGCATTGACAGAATTGTTTTTGCTGAACTTATCTATGCCATGGAGTACGAATCAGCGTACAAACCAGTGGATTTCTTTGTCCGTCGAACGGGCGCATTATTCTTTGAAATTGAGTGGGTGAGAGCTCATAAAGAAAATGTAATAAATTATATGGCAAAAGCATTGAACTGGAATGATAAACAAAAAGAAAATTACAATCAAGAACTTGATCAACTATTATATGAAGCCGTAACCCCGGTGAAATAA
- a CDS encoding glycerol-3-phosphate responsive antiterminator, with protein sequence MEIQPGVLPAIRKMKDFDKALKTSHETIVLLETRLSQLKSLVDYTKRANKKAFIHADLIQGLKADEYGMEFLIREVKPDGILSTRGNVISLAKKHKLVAIQRLFLLDSQALDHNLKLIEKFQPDCVEVLPGLMPSIIKEVSQYTNIPVIAGGLITKEEQVTAALDAGAFAVSTSKTNLWNY encoded by the coding sequence GTGGAAATTCAGCCAGGGGTACTCCCCGCTATTCGGAAAATGAAGGACTTTGATAAGGCGCTTAAGACTTCTCATGAAACGATTGTTCTTCTGGAAACACGTCTTTCTCAGTTAAAGAGCCTTGTCGATTATACGAAGCGGGCCAATAAGAAAGCGTTCATTCATGCTGATTTAATTCAAGGATTGAAGGCAGATGAATATGGGATGGAATTTTTAATCCGGGAAGTGAAACCTGATGGCATTCTATCAACGCGTGGAAATGTAATCAGCTTGGCGAAGAAACATAAATTAGTAGCTATTCAGCGTCTATTTTTACTGGATAGTCAAGCGCTCGATCATAATTTGAAGTTGATCGAAAAATTTCAGCCTGACTGTGTAGAGGTGCTTCCTGGTCTGATGCCAAGTATTATCAAGGAAGTTTCTCAGTATACGAACATACCAGTCATAGCCGGTGGTTTGATAACAAAAGAAGAACAGGTAACAGCAGCCTTGGACGCCGGTGCATTCGCTGTTTCTACATCAAAAACGAATTTGTGGAATTACTAA
- a CDS encoding acyltransferase — protein sequence MRKTERFPVENANSLWQIYKTVSFFKVVKNFSVIQLARYTPFMRTKNWLYRTFLHMNVGDQTAFALMVMPDTMFPEKITVGRNSIIGYNTTILAHEYLIKEYRVGDVRIGDEVLIGANTTILPGVTIGDRAVVSAATLVHKDVAPGTFVGGNPMKVIYTKEEMEKREGNVLDK from the coding sequence ATGCGAAAGACAGAACGCTTTCCCGTAGAAAATGCAAATTCATTGTGGCAAATTTATAAGACGGTTTCCTTCTTTAAAGTCGTTAAAAATTTTAGTGTTATCCAACTTGCAAGGTACACCCCTTTTATGCGTACAAAAAATTGGTTGTATCGTACATTTCTGCATATGAACGTTGGCGATCAAACAGCTTTTGCATTAATGGTGATGCCTGACACGATGTTCCCGGAGAAGATAACGGTTGGCAGAAATAGTATCATCGGATATAACACGACGATTTTAGCACATGAATATTTAATCAAGGAGTATCGGGTCGGGGATGTTCGTATTGGGGATGAGGTTTTAATTGGAGCCAACACGACGATATTACCAGGTGTAACGATTGGTGACAGGGCAGTTGTGTCTGCAGCAACTTTGGTACATAAAGATGTAGCACCAGGGACGTTTGTCGGTGGCAATCCAATGAAGGTTATTTACACAAAGGAAGAAATGGAAAAACGTGAAGGCAACGTTTTAGATAAGTAG
- the ppaX gene encoding pyrophosphatase PpaX: protein MSIRTILFDLDGTLIDTNELIIASFNHTFKHYNLAFTKEEIIEFNGPPLVDTFQKIDSKRADQMIDTYRVHNHANHDNYVKAFPQVVETIEQLKDNGIKLGVVSTKMSEAVTMGLTLTGLDVFFDSVITLDDVTYSKPHPEPVIKAMEELDADAASTLMVGDNYHDIESGQNAGVQTAGVAWAHKGKERLLEYNPTYMLEDMRDLLKITANS, encoded by the coding sequence ATGAGCATTCGTACAATACTCTTTGATCTTGATGGTACGCTGATTGATACAAATGAGTTAATTATCGCGTCCTTTAATCATACATTTAAGCACTATAATTTAGCATTTACAAAAGAAGAAATAATTGAATTTAATGGTCCGCCATTAGTCGATACATTTCAAAAAATAGATTCAAAACGAGCAGACCAAATGATAGATACCTATCGCGTTCATAATCATGCTAACCATGACAACTATGTAAAAGCTTTTCCGCAAGTTGTTGAGACAATCGAACAGTTAAAGGACAATGGTATAAAACTCGGGGTAGTTTCAACGAAGATGAGCGAGGCTGTTACGATGGGACTGACATTAACCGGACTGGATGTCTTTTTTGATTCTGTGATTACACTTGATGATGTAACATATTCAAAGCCACATCCCGAACCCGTTATAAAAGCAATGGAAGAGTTAGATGCAGATGCGGCTTCGACATTAATGGTTGGTGATAACTATCATGATATTGAATCAGGCCAGAACGCTGGTGTACAAACAGCCGGGGTCGCTTGGGCACATAAAGGAAAAGAAAGACTTCTGGAATACAACCCGACCTACATGCTGGAAGACATGCGTGATTTGTTGAAAATTACAGCTAATTCTTAA
- a CDS encoding nucleoside recognition domain-containing protein gives MSAIMYRGLQQGLKTTWALGKIIFPITLIVTILQYTPVLPWIIEKLTPVMGLLGLSGEAAVPLVLGNALNLYAGIAAIVSFEFTVKEVFILAVMLSFSHNLFIESAVASKVGVSWWLISGIRIGLALFSAVIINLMWNGGAELAEYGLISSSEAVPAGWGEITLQGIQTAAVAVAQLAAIVIPLMVIMQFLREKGWLTVLSNKFAPFTKVLGMEKNTSMTLVAGLTIGLAYGAGLMIQAVKEDGVSKRDMYLALIFLVSCHAVVEDTLIFIPLGIPVWPLLIIRLVTAIVLTMSIAFIWKRIDSKKGKEVVNEHSYNTL, from the coding sequence ATGTCTGCAATTATGTATCGAGGTCTGCAACAAGGCTTAAAAACAACCTGGGCATTAGGAAAAATTATTTTCCCGATCACATTAATTGTAACCATTCTACAATATACACCGGTCCTTCCATGGATTATTGAAAAATTAACGCCTGTGATGGGGCTGCTTGGATTATCAGGTGAAGCAGCGGTTCCTTTGGTATTGGGTAATGCACTGAATTTATATGCAGGAATAGCCGCGATTGTATCGTTTGAATTTACGGTGAAGGAAGTATTTATACTAGCGGTGATGCTTTCCTTTTCCCATAATTTATTTATTGAATCAGCGGTTGCATCAAAAGTAGGTGTAAGCTGGTGGCTGATATCAGGGATACGCATCGGGCTGGCGTTATTCTCAGCTGTCATCATTAATCTAATGTGGAATGGTGGGGCTGAACTTGCAGAATACGGACTTATTTCATCCTCTGAGGCGGTACCAGCAGGCTGGGGTGAAATTACGCTCCAAGGTATACAGACAGCGGCTGTTGCTGTTGCGCAACTGGCAGCCATTGTTATTCCGTTAATGGTTATCATGCAATTCCTGCGAGAAAAAGGCTGGTTGACTGTACTTTCAAATAAATTCGCTCCGTTTACAAAAGTACTGGGCATGGAAAAAAATACGTCGATGACACTTGTGGCAGGACTAACGATTGGTCTGGCCTATGGAGCAGGATTAATGATCCAGGCGGTGAAGGAAGATGGCGTATCAAAAAGGGATATGTATCTCGCACTTATATTCTTAGTATCCTGTCATGCGGTTGTTGAGGATACGCTGATATTCATCCCACTAGGTATCCCGGTGTGGCCATTGCTTATCATTCGATTGGTCACAGCTATCGTACTGACCATGAGTATCGCATTTATATGGAAACGGATCGATTCCAAGAAAGGGAAGGAAGTAGTAAATGAGCATTCGTACAATACTCTTTGA
- the lgt gene encoding prolipoprotein diacylglyceryl transferase — protein sequence MPDSAPALDPVFIQIGSLTIYWYGVIIAAGLFLGLYVATKEADRLGMKKDIMIDLVVFAAPIAIIFARIYYVIFEWERYADGPWWGVFAIWEGGIAIHGALIGAVLTAIVYARVRKESFWQLADIAAPGLILGQAIGRWGNFMNQEAHGGEIAQSTYESFHQYLPDFIMNQMIIDGVMYHPTFLYESFWNILVLIFLLVLRRYNPLRGEVFLSYLITYSIGRFFIEGMRTDSLYVFGELRMAQVISILLIVGAIILIIYRRRTGDTKRYNDVKIPGKKNVNQNKKKKRHKKK from the coding sequence ATGCCAGATAGTGCACCAGCCCTTGATCCTGTGTTTATTCAAATCGGTTCATTAACCATATACTGGTATGGGGTGATTATAGCAGCCGGTTTATTTCTCGGATTGTATGTAGCAACAAAAGAAGCAGATCGTCTCGGTATGAAAAAAGATATCATGATTGATTTAGTTGTGTTTGCGGCTCCGATTGCCATTATCTTTGCTCGAATCTACTATGTTATCTTTGAATGGGAGCGTTATGCTGATGGCCCATGGTGGGGTGTTTTTGCGATATGGGAAGGTGGAATTGCAATACATGGCGCATTAATCGGAGCTGTTCTTACAGCGATTGTTTATGCACGTGTGAGAAAGGAATCCTTCTGGCAATTAGCGGATATCGCTGCACCTGGTCTTATACTTGGGCAAGCAATTGGTCGCTGGGGAAACTTTATGAATCAGGAAGCCCATGGCGGGGAAATAGCTCAATCTACATATGAAAGTTTTCATCAGTATTTACCTGATTTCATTATGAATCAAATGATTATTGATGGTGTCATGTACCACCCGACTTTTTTATATGAATCGTTTTGGAATATACTTGTATTAATTTTCCTTTTGGTATTGCGTAGATATAATCCATTGCGTGGTGAAGTTTTCTTAAGCTACTTAATCACATATTCGATTGGTCGCTTCTTTATTGAGGGAATGCGTACAGACAGTTTATATGTATTTGGCGAACTTCGCATGGCACAAGTGATTTCGATTTTATTAATTGTTGGTGCAATTATTCTCATCATCTATCGCCGACGTACTGGTGACACAAAACGCTATAATGATGTGAAGATTCCTGGTAAAAAGAATGTAAATCAGAATAAGAAAAAGAAACGACATAAGAAAAAATAA
- the hprK gene encoding HPr(Ser) kinase/phosphatase, producing the protein MTKVQTKDLLENFNLTLVAGKDGVHREIITSDISRPGIEMTGYFKYYPKERLQLIGKTEMAYFLELTDEQKKDRVEHLCTDITPGIVISRGMDIPEVMIEAANESGVPILKSPRQTTRVISRLTNYLETAFAPTTAIHGVLVDINGVGVLITGQSGVGKSEAALEIVKRGHRLVADDSVEISQEDYDTLIGNSPPLIKHLLEIRGLGIINVMTLFGAGSIRSYKKISLIVNLELWDQKKQYDRLGIEEETMKIMDVHLPKVTIPVRPGRNLAVIIEVAAMNFRLKRMGINTAQEFTDRLTTMIEKGETDDIE; encoded by the coding sequence ATGACAAAGGTTCAGACAAAAGACTTACTGGAAAATTTTAATCTAACCCTGGTTGCGGGAAAAGACGGTGTACATAGAGAAATTATTACGAGTGACATTTCACGTCCTGGCATTGAGATGACAGGATACTTCAAATATTATCCAAAGGAGCGTTTGCAGTTAATTGGTAAAACAGAAATGGCATATTTTCTGGAGCTCACAGATGAACAGAAGAAGGATCGTGTCGAACATCTTTGCACAGATATTACCCCAGGGATTGTCATATCAAGAGGGATGGATATTCCGGAAGTGATGATTGAAGCAGCTAATGAATCGGGAGTTCCCATTTTGAAATCGCCAAGGCAAACGACACGTGTCATAAGCAGATTAACCAATTACCTGGAAACAGCTTTTGCTCCAACGACTGCTATTCATGGTGTACTTGTTGATATTAATGGGGTCGGTGTGCTTATTACAGGGCAAAGTGGTGTTGGAAAAAGTGAGGCAGCACTCGAAATCGTAAAACGAGGACACAGGCTTGTGGCAGATGATAGTGTGGAAATTAGCCAAGAGGATTATGATACATTAATCGGAAACTCCCCACCGCTCATTAAACATTTACTGGAAATTCGTGGTTTAGGCATTATTAATGTGATGACTTTATTTGGTGCGGGATCAATCAGAAGTTATAAAAAGATTTCACTGATTGTAAACCTGGAATTATGGGATCAGAAAAAACAATATGATCGTCTTGGTATCGAAGAAGAAACAATGAAAATTATGGATGTACATTTACCAAAAGTTACAATTCCTGTTCGTCCCGGCAGAAATCTTGCCGTCATTATTGAAGTTGCAGCAATGAATTTTCGCCTAAAACGGATGGGGATAAACACGGCACAGGAATTCACAGATCGATTAACGACAATGATCGAAAAAGGAGAAACAGATGATATCGAATAG
- a CDS encoding phage holin family protein, producing the protein MLLRWIVSIVLNAVALIAVAQLFDSFQLEGFGTALLASFILSILNAIVKPILVILTLPITVFTLGLFLFVINAITLMITQALMDASFVIEGFGTAIIASILISIINLLLNSLVKDTVR; encoded by the coding sequence ATGCTGTTACGCTGGATTGTTTCGATTGTTTTAAATGCGGTGGCACTTATTGCTGTGGCGCAATTATTTGATTCTTTCCAACTAGAAGGGTTTGGCACGGCGCTGTTGGCAAGTTTTATTCTATCTATTTTAAATGCTATTGTAAAACCTATTTTGGTTATCCTCACGTTGCCGATAACCGTTTTTACACTTGGTTTATTCCTGTTTGTGATCAATGCCATCACGCTGATGATTACACAGGCGCTAATGGATGCTTCCTTTGTAATTGAAGGATTTGGCACAGCGATTATCGCATCCATTCTCATTTCCATTATAAATTTACTTTTAAACAGTTTAGTTAAAGACACTGTAAGATAA
- a CDS encoding PspC domain-containing protein — translation MKKLYRSNSNRMIAGVIGGLAEYFNIDATIIRLLFVVLLFITGFLPLTLAYIVAIFIIPNEREIY, via the coding sequence ATGAAAAAACTGTATCGATCCAACTCAAACAGAATGATCGCAGGGGTTATCGGAGGTCTTGCTGAATATTTTAATATAGATGCGACGATTATTCGGTTATTATTTGTTGTGTTATTGTTTATAACAGGATTTCTCCCACTTACACTGGCTTATATCGTAGCAATTTTCATCATACCCAATGAGAGGGAGATTTACTAA
- the bshB2 gene encoding bacillithiol biosynthesis deacetylase BshB2, with product MEKHVVIIYPHPDDESFGAAGTITQFRKQGVPVTYLCGTLGEMGRNMGTPPFANRETLPEIRKEELINACKVLDVDLQMLGYRDKTMEYEDRDEVAAHLKGILEKIEPSLVITHYPDYAVHPDHNALGAAAIEAVRLMNDQKRPVVWTQAISNNYQEELGKPDIMNDISNHFDKKMEAIRAHDSQATGVLRQFEPKEQTIDEDIKRRFSTEEFFIWEFED from the coding sequence GTGGAAAAACATGTAGTCATTATTTATCCACATCCGGATGATGAGTCTTTTGGAGCAGCAGGAACGATTACACAATTTCGCAAGCAAGGCGTCCCGGTCACCTATTTATGTGGAACATTGGGTGAAATGGGGAGAAATATGGGCACGCCGCCATTTGCTAATCGAGAAACATTACCGGAGATTCGCAAGGAAGAATTGATCAACGCATGCAAAGTGCTTGACGTAGACTTACAAATGCTAGGCTATCGGGATAAAACAATGGAATATGAAGATCGAGATGAAGTGGCGGCACATCTAAAAGGCATCTTGGAAAAAATCGAGCCAAGTCTTGTTATTACACATTATCCGGATTATGCAGTACACCCTGATCATAATGCATTAGGCGCAGCAGCGATTGAAGCTGTGCGGTTAATGAATGACCAGAAACGCCCAGTCGTTTGGACGCAGGCAATTTCAAATAATTATCAAGAGGAACTTGGTAAACCTGACATCATGAATGATATTTCCAATCACTTTGATAAAAAAATGGAAGCAATACGTGCCCACGATTCTCAAGCCACTGGGGTTTTGCGACAATTTGAACCAAAAGAGCAGACAATAGATGAAGATATTAAAAGGAGATTTAGCACAGAGGAATTTTTTATTTGGGAATTTGAAGATTGA